A region from the Cannabis sativa cultivar Pink pepper isolate KNU-18-1 chromosome 9, ASM2916894v1, whole genome shotgun sequence genome encodes:
- the LOC115723418 gene encoding transcription factor MYB108: MDIKVNIINNGGGRSRSTTTTTTTTNSSSNSSYNNNSSSDEQDHDQEMNNSDLRRGPWTVEEDLTLINYIAIHGEGRWNSLARCAGLKRTGKSCRLRWLNYLRPDVRRGNITLEEQLLILELHSRWGNRWSKIAQHLPGRTDNEIKNYWRTRVQKHAKQLKCDVNSKQFKDTMRYLWMPRLVERIQAASSSSSSTATPASVGPTPATTSTTLPNNDNNIQFNAFLNNQSTPLPPPPPPSGSGIMPMVSSNNNNNNYTPDNSSTAASSDSFGAQVSPDNNNNYYVPTMVNTNNNNNDHYSFQVGNYMSTDYYNHHHHQQQQATMMSDHNNNQVIHQLGFDDHHHHDQHYYNQGSTLEQNNNNNNYYNNWNSSTTTTTTDHLDQCMDPSDENLWDAEDIWLLQQAHFNINGN, from the exons atggatattaaagtgaatataataaataatggaGGAGGAAGATCAAGGtctacaacaacaacaacaacaacaacaaactcATCATCAAATTCatcttataataataattcatcaAGTGATGAACAAGATCATGATCAAGAGATGAATAATTCAGACCTTAGAAGAGGTCCATGGACTGTTGAAGAAGACCTCACTCTCATTAATTACATTGCTATTCATGGTGAAGGTCGCTGGAATTCCCTTGCTCGCTGTGCag gttTGAAGAGAACTGGAAAGAGCTGTAGATTAAGATGGCTAAACTATCTTCGTCCAGATGTTAGACGTGGAAATATCACTCTTGAAGAACAACTCCTTATCCTTGAGCTCCATTCTCGTTGGGGAAATAG ATGGTCTAAAATAGCTCAACACTTGCCTGGAAGAACTGACAATGAGATAAAAAATTATTGGCGAACACGAGTTCAAAAGCATGCCAAACAACTCAAATGCGACGTCAACAGCAAGCAATTCAAAGACACCATGCGCTATCTTTGGATGCCGAGGCTTGTTGAGAGAATTCAAGCCGCCTCATCTTCCTCCTCCTCCACCGCAACCCCAGCGAGCGTCGGCCCTACCCCCGCGACCACCTCCACTACTCTTcctaataatgataataatattcaatTCAACGCTTTTCTCAATAATCAGTCTACACCACTACCACCACCACCGCCACCATCAGGGTCAGGGATCATGCCAATGGTaagtagtaataataataataataattacacgCCGGACAATTCAAGCACGGCGGCTTCTTCAGACTCGTTCGGGGCTCAAGTTTCGccggataataataataattattacgtTCCAACAATGGtgaatactaataataataacaatgatCATTACAGCTTCCAAGTTGGTAATTACATGAGTACTGATTAttataatcatcatcatcatcaacaacaacaggCTACCATGATGAGtgatcataataataatcaagtaaTTCATCAATTAGGGTTtgatgatcatcatcatcatgatcAGCATTATTATAATCAAGGTTCAACGTTGGagcaaaataacaataataataattattacaaCAATTGGAACAgttctactactactactactactgatCATCTAGACCAATGCATGGACCCTTCTGATGAGAATTTATGGGATGCTGAGGATATTTGGCTTCTTCAACAAGCTCACTTCAACATAAATggcaattaa